A genomic stretch from Gopherus flavomarginatus isolate rGopFla2 chromosome 3, rGopFla2.mat.asm, whole genome shotgun sequence includes:
- the SLC25A46 gene encoding LOW QUALITY PROTEIN: mitochondrial outer membrane protein SLC25A46 (The sequence of the model RefSeq protein was modified relative to this genomic sequence to represent the inferred CDS: deleted 1 base in 1 codon), whose protein sequence is MQPRRPEGFDGLGYRGGGREEPGPGAKPYSSSSDLSHWVSSPPDIPGSRNLHWGERTPQYGAGPAGTPLGGVGLSDEPYPVGAGTSSEQLNRFAGFGIGLASLFTENVLAHPCIVLRRQCQVNYHARNYHLTPFTIVNIMYSINKTQGPRALWKGMGSTFIVQGITLGTEGIISEFTPLPRELSHKWSLRQIGGHLLLKSLTYVVAMPFYSASLVETVQSEIIRDNPGILDCVKEGIGRVIGMGVPHSKRLLPLMALTFPTVLHGVLHYIISSIIQKFVLLVLKRENSQSLPTESSNSVQSMLDAYFPELIASFAASLCADVMIYPLETVLHRLHIQGTRTIIDNTDLGYEVLPINTQYEGMRDCINTIKQEEGMLGFYKGFGAVVVQYTLHVAVLQLTKIIYSMLLQNVA, encoded by the exons ATGCAGCCGCGGCGTCCTGAGGGCTTCGATGGGTTGGGCTACAGGGGGGGCGGCCGGGAGGAGCCGGGCCCCGGGGCCAAGCCCTACAGCTCCTCCTCGGACCTGAGCCACTGGGTCTCCAGC CCCCCCGACATCCCGGGCAGCCGCAACCTGCACTGGGGAGAGAGGACCCCGCAGTACGGGGCCGGCCCGGCCGGAACCCCCCTCGGCGGAGTCGGCCTCAGCGACGAGCCGTACCCTGTGGGCGCCGGCACCAGCTCCG aGCAGTTGAATAGGTTTGCAGGCTTTGGTATTGGCCTTGCCAG TCTATTTACAGAAAATGTTTTGGCACATCCTTGCATTGTTCTACGTCGCCAATGTCAG GTTAATTATCACGCCCGGAATTATCATCTCACTCCATTTACTATTGTCAATATTATGTACAGCATCAATAAGACCCAG GGTCCAAGAGCTCTTTGGAAAGGAATGGGGAGCACTTTCATAGTTCAGGGCATAACCCTTGGAACAGAGGGCATCATCAGCGAATTTACACCTTTGCCAAG GGAACTTTCACATAAATGGAGCCTGAGACAAATAGGAGGACACCTTCTACTGAAAAG CCTAACCTATGTGGTAGCAATGCCTTTTTATTCAGCAAGCCTGGTTGAAACTGTGCAG AGTGAAATCATTCGAGATAATCCTGGAATTTTGGACTGTGTGAAAGAAGGGATTGGCAGAGTGATTGGCATGGGAGTGCCCCATAGCAAACGGCTCCTCCCCCTTATGGCCTTGACCTTTCCCACTGTTCTACATGGAGTTCTTCATTACATCATCAGTTCCATCATCCAGAAGTTTGTGCTGCTTGTCCTAAAAAGGGAGAATTCCCAGAGCCTTCCAACAGAGAGCTCCAATTCTGTGCAGAGTATGTTGGATGCTTATTTTCCAGAACTTATAGCTAGCTTTGCTGCCAGCCTTTGTGCTGATGTCATGATTTACCCGCTGGAGACAGTTTTACACCGCCTTCATATTCAGGGAACACGCACAATAATTGACAATACAGACCTTGGCTATGAAGTGCTTCCAATCAATACTCAGTATGAGGGAATGAGAGACTGCATCAATACTATAAAGCAGGAAGAAGGAATGCTGGGTTTTTATAAAGGGTTTGGAGCTGTTGTTGTACAGTATACACTGCATGTGGCTGTTTTACAGCTCACTAAAATTATTTACTCCATGCTGCTTCAAAATGTTGCTTAA